The following coding sequences lie in one Oncorhynchus kisutch isolate 150728-3 linkage group LG27, Okis_V2, whole genome shotgun sequence genomic window:
- the tfa gene encoding serotransferrin isoform X1, protein MKLLLVSALLGCFAFILSSATVYAAPAEGMVRWCVKSEKELKKCHDLAANVAGFSCVRRDDSLECIQAIKREEADAITLDGGDIYIAGLHNYNLQPIIAEDYGEDSDTCYYAVAVAKKGTEFGFLDLRGKKSCHTGLGKSAGWNIPIGTLVTVGQIQWAGIEDRPVESAVSDFFNASCAPGANRDSQLCQLCMGDCSRSHNEPYYDYSGAFQCLKDGAGEVAFIKHLTVPAAEKASYELLCKDNTRAPIDSYKTCHLARVPAHAVVSRKDPRLANLIYSKLMAVTNFNLFSSDGYAAKNLMFKDSTQNLVQLPMTTDSFLYLGAEYMSTIRSLTKAQATGVTSRAIKWCAVGHKEKVKCDAWTINSFTDGDSRIECQDAPTVDECIKKIMRKEADAIAVDGGEVFTAGKCGLVPVMVEQYDEVRCSAPGEASSYFAVAVAKRGSGLTWTTLKGKRSCHTGLGRTAGWNIPMGLIHRRTMNCDFTTYFSKGCAPGFEVDSPFCAQCKGSGQSVGGDGSKCKASSEEQYYGYNGAFRCLVEDAGDVAFIKHTIVPEMTDGSGPVWAQNLMSSDFELLCQDGTTKPVTHFRECHLAKVPAHAVITRPESRGEVVSILLEQQARFGSSGSDSSFNMFKPDFGKNLLFKDSTKCLQEIPSGTKFQGFLGEEYMIAMQSLRECSNSTSDLEKACTFHSCQQKT, encoded by the exons ATGAAACTGCTTCTCGTCTCAGCGCTGCTGGGGTGCTTCG CATTTATTCTGTCCTCAGCTACGGTGTATGCTGCCCCAGCTGAGGGAATGGTTAGATGGTGCGTAAAGTCGGAAAAAGAGCTGAAGAAATGCCACGATCTCGCAGCCAATGTGGCGGGGTTTTCATGCGTGAGGAGGGACGACTCTCTTGAATGCATCCAAGCCATCAAG aGGGAAGAGGCTGATGCTATCACTCTGGATGGAGGAGATATTTACATAGCTGGCCTCCACAACTACAACCTGCAGCCCATCATTGCAGAGGACTATGGTGAGG ACTCTGACACCTGCTATTATGCTGTGGCCGTGGCCAAAAAGGGCACTGAATTTGGGTTCCTCGACCTCCGTGGCAAGAAGTCCTGCCACACCGGGTTGGGCAAATCTGCAGGCTGGAACATTCCCATCGGTACCCTGGTGACTGTGGGCCAGATCCAATGGGCCGGCATCGAGGACAGACCTGTGGAGTCGG CGGTGAGCGACTTCTTCAATGCCAGCTGTGCTCCAGGAGCCAATAGGGATTCTCAACTGTGCCAGTTGTGTATGGGAGACTGCTCCAGATCTCACAACGAGCCCTACTATGACTATTCCGGGGCCTTCCA GTGCCTGAAGGATGGAGCAGGAGAGGTTGCCTTCATCAAGCACCTGACTGTACCTG CCGCAGAGAAGGCAAGCTATGAGTTGCTGTGCAAGGATAACACCAGAGCTCCCATCGACAGCTACAAGACCTGCCACCTGGCCAGAGTACCCGCCCACGCTGTGGTCAGCCGCAAGGACCCCAGGCTGGCCAATCTCATCTACAGCAAGCTGATGGCCGTCACG AACTTCAACCTGTTCTCCTCCGATGGTTATGCTGCCAAGAACCTGATGTTCAAGGACTCCACTCAGAATCTAGTACAGCTGCCAATGACCACCGACTCCTTCCTCtacctgggagctgagtacatgAGCACTATACGCTCCCTGACAAAAG CGCAGGCCACAGGTGTCACCTCCAGGGCCATCAAATGGTGTGCCGTGGGCCATAAGGAGAAGGTCAAGTGTGACGCCTGGACAATCAACAGCTTCACAGATGGTGACTCCAGGATCGAATGCCAGGACGCACCCACAGTGGATGAATGCATCAAGAAGATCATG CGTAAAGAGGCAGATGCCATAGCGGTGGATGGTGGGGAGGTGTTCACTGCTGGAAAATGTGGTCTGGTCCCTGTCATGGTGGAGCAGTATGATGAAG ttcGGTGCAGCGCCCCTGGTG AGGCGTCATCCTACTTTGCGGTGGCGGTGGCAAAGAGGGGATCTGGGTTGACCTGGACAACCCTGAAGGGCAAGAGGTCATGCCACACCGGCTTGGGCAGGACCGCAGGCTGGAACATACCCATGGGTCTTATCCATAGGAGGACTATGAACTGCGACTTCA CCACATACTTCAGTAAGGGCTGTGCTCCTGGATTTGAGGTGGACTCTCCCTTCTGTGCCCAGTGTAAGGGCAGTGGGCAGTCCGTGGGAGGAGATGGGTCCAAGTGCAAAGCCAGCTCTGAAGAGCAGTACTACGGCTATAACGGAGCATTCAG ATGTCTGGTTGAAGATGCTGGAGATGTTGCCTTCATTAAACACACTATTGTACCAGAGATGACTGATG GTAGTGGTCCAGTTTGGGCACAGAACCTGATGTCCTCTGACTTTGAACTACTCTGCCAGGATGGTACTACCAAGCCAGTCACACATTTCCGTGAGTGCCACCTGGCCAAGGTGCCCGCCCATGCTGTGATAACACGCCCAGAGTCCCGTGGAGAGGTTGTGTCCATCCTTCTGGAGCAGCAG GCCAGGTTCGGCTCAAGCGGCAGCGATTCCTCATTTAATATGTTCAAGCCAGATTTTGGAAAGAACTTGCTCTTCAAGGATTCCACAAAGTGTCTCCAGGAGATCCCAAGCGGCACCAAATTCCAGGGTTTCCTTGGGGAAGAGTACATGATCGCCATGCAATCGCTCAGGGAGTGCTCCAACAGTACCTCAG ATTTGGAGAAGGCATGCACTTTCCATTCCTGCCAGCAGAAGACATAG
- the tfa gene encoding serotransferrin isoform X2: MKLLLVSALLGCFATVYAAPAEGMVRWCVKSEKELKKCHDLAANVAGFSCVRRDDSLECIQAIKREEADAITLDGGDIYIAGLHNYNLQPIIAEDYGEDSDTCYYAVAVAKKGTEFGFLDLRGKKSCHTGLGKSAGWNIPIGTLVTVGQIQWAGIEDRPVESAVSDFFNASCAPGANRDSQLCQLCMGDCSRSHNEPYYDYSGAFQCLKDGAGEVAFIKHLTVPAAEKASYELLCKDNTRAPIDSYKTCHLARVPAHAVVSRKDPRLANLIYSKLMAVTNFNLFSSDGYAAKNLMFKDSTQNLVQLPMTTDSFLYLGAEYMSTIRSLTKAQATGVTSRAIKWCAVGHKEKVKCDAWTINSFTDGDSRIECQDAPTVDECIKKIMRKEADAIAVDGGEVFTAGKCGLVPVMVEQYDEVRCSAPGEASSYFAVAVAKRGSGLTWTTLKGKRSCHTGLGRTAGWNIPMGLIHRRTMNCDFTTYFSKGCAPGFEVDSPFCAQCKGSGQSVGGDGSKCKASSEEQYYGYNGAFRCLVEDAGDVAFIKHTIVPEMTDGSGPVWAQNLMSSDFELLCQDGTTKPVTHFRECHLAKVPAHAVITRPESRGEVVSILLEQQARFGSSGSDSSFNMFKPDFGKNLLFKDSTKCLQEIPSGTKFQGFLGEEYMIAMQSLRECSNSTSDLEKACTFHSCQQKT, translated from the exons ATGAAACTGCTTCTCGTCTCAGCGCTGCTGGGGTGCTTCG CTACGGTGTATGCTGCCCCAGCTGAGGGAATGGTTAGATGGTGCGTAAAGTCGGAAAAAGAGCTGAAGAAATGCCACGATCTCGCAGCCAATGTGGCGGGGTTTTCATGCGTGAGGAGGGACGACTCTCTTGAATGCATCCAAGCCATCAAG aGGGAAGAGGCTGATGCTATCACTCTGGATGGAGGAGATATTTACATAGCTGGCCTCCACAACTACAACCTGCAGCCCATCATTGCAGAGGACTATGGTGAGG ACTCTGACACCTGCTATTATGCTGTGGCCGTGGCCAAAAAGGGCACTGAATTTGGGTTCCTCGACCTCCGTGGCAAGAAGTCCTGCCACACCGGGTTGGGCAAATCTGCAGGCTGGAACATTCCCATCGGTACCCTGGTGACTGTGGGCCAGATCCAATGGGCCGGCATCGAGGACAGACCTGTGGAGTCGG CGGTGAGCGACTTCTTCAATGCCAGCTGTGCTCCAGGAGCCAATAGGGATTCTCAACTGTGCCAGTTGTGTATGGGAGACTGCTCCAGATCTCACAACGAGCCCTACTATGACTATTCCGGGGCCTTCCA GTGCCTGAAGGATGGAGCAGGAGAGGTTGCCTTCATCAAGCACCTGACTGTACCTG CCGCAGAGAAGGCAAGCTATGAGTTGCTGTGCAAGGATAACACCAGAGCTCCCATCGACAGCTACAAGACCTGCCACCTGGCCAGAGTACCCGCCCACGCTGTGGTCAGCCGCAAGGACCCCAGGCTGGCCAATCTCATCTACAGCAAGCTGATGGCCGTCACG AACTTCAACCTGTTCTCCTCCGATGGTTATGCTGCCAAGAACCTGATGTTCAAGGACTCCACTCAGAATCTAGTACAGCTGCCAATGACCACCGACTCCTTCCTCtacctgggagctgagtacatgAGCACTATACGCTCCCTGACAAAAG CGCAGGCCACAGGTGTCACCTCCAGGGCCATCAAATGGTGTGCCGTGGGCCATAAGGAGAAGGTCAAGTGTGACGCCTGGACAATCAACAGCTTCACAGATGGTGACTCCAGGATCGAATGCCAGGACGCACCCACAGTGGATGAATGCATCAAGAAGATCATG CGTAAAGAGGCAGATGCCATAGCGGTGGATGGTGGGGAGGTGTTCACTGCTGGAAAATGTGGTCTGGTCCCTGTCATGGTGGAGCAGTATGATGAAG ttcGGTGCAGCGCCCCTGGTG AGGCGTCATCCTACTTTGCGGTGGCGGTGGCAAAGAGGGGATCTGGGTTGACCTGGACAACCCTGAAGGGCAAGAGGTCATGCCACACCGGCTTGGGCAGGACCGCAGGCTGGAACATACCCATGGGTCTTATCCATAGGAGGACTATGAACTGCGACTTCA CCACATACTTCAGTAAGGGCTGTGCTCCTGGATTTGAGGTGGACTCTCCCTTCTGTGCCCAGTGTAAGGGCAGTGGGCAGTCCGTGGGAGGAGATGGGTCCAAGTGCAAAGCCAGCTCTGAAGAGCAGTACTACGGCTATAACGGAGCATTCAG ATGTCTGGTTGAAGATGCTGGAGATGTTGCCTTCATTAAACACACTATTGTACCAGAGATGACTGATG GTAGTGGTCCAGTTTGGGCACAGAACCTGATGTCCTCTGACTTTGAACTACTCTGCCAGGATGGTACTACCAAGCCAGTCACACATTTCCGTGAGTGCCACCTGGCCAAGGTGCCCGCCCATGCTGTGATAACACGCCCAGAGTCCCGTGGAGAGGTTGTGTCCATCCTTCTGGAGCAGCAG GCCAGGTTCGGCTCAAGCGGCAGCGATTCCTCATTTAATATGTTCAAGCCAGATTTTGGAAAGAACTTGCTCTTCAAGGATTCCACAAAGTGTCTCCAGGAGATCCCAAGCGGCACCAAATTCCAGGGTTTCCTTGGGGAAGAGTACATGATCGCCATGCAATCGCTCAGGGAGTGCTCCAACAGTACCTCAG ATTTGGAGAAGGCATGCACTTTCCATTCCTGCCAGCAGAAGACATAG